Within the Gammaproteobacteria bacterium genome, the region GTGCGTACGCAGCCTGGAAGGTGGCCGGGTTGAGCACGATCTCGTCGGCGCTCACGGATGGACTGGGACCGAGCAGCACGTGCAACTCGTCGTTTCCCGTCAGCGACCGGGCGAGTCGGGTGACGGCGGGCGCGACCGACTGATAGCGTGCCACGACGGACTCGATGGCGTGCTCGTCGGCTGGAAGGATGTTGCTGAGAGTGGTTCGGCTCTGTGCCACAGCCGCCCATTGTCCCATCAGCCGAGCAGAACCGCCACTACGGAGAGCAGGACGGCGGCTGCTGCGGCCGCGATCGCCACCGCAGACCGGGCACGGGCCGTGTCGCGCCGCATCCCTACCTTCTGCCAGCCCCACACGATCGCCAGACCGGCGATGAGACCTCCGACGTGCGCCTGCCAGGCCACACCGGAGATGATGAATGGGAGTAACAGGTTGATGCCGAGCAGCACGGCGAGCTGCCGGAAGAGGCGCCTGCCCGCGGGCGTGTGTCGTATGCGGTATGAGGCGCCGATCCATGCGCCGAACAGTCCGAAGATCGCTCCCGATGCACCGATCGCGGTTCCTGAGGGGACCATGATCAGGAACAGTGCGGATCCCCAGAGAAGGGAGGCACCGTACAGGGCGGCGAACGAAGCCGAACCGGCCTGTCGCTCGATCTGCGGACCGAAGAGCCAGAGCGCGTACATGTTGAAGAAGATGTGCATGATCCCACCGTGCAGGAACGCGCCGGTGACGAGTCGCCACCATTCACCGGCATGGATCAGCCAATTGGCCTGTGCCAGCCATGTGTACACCGACGGCATGATCGAACTCAGGATGAACAGGCCGATATTGATGGCGAGGAGCGCTGCGGTGACCGGCGGCAGCGTCGTCACCGCTGCGCGACCGTGAATCACTTTCGTGGTGGACCGGGCGCAATCGGGGCACTTCTGTCCCCCCGGCGTGTCCACGGAGCACTCGGGACAGATGGGTTTGTTGCAGGATGCGCAGCGAAGGCGTGTGTGCCGGTGCGGATGCCGATAGCAAACGGGGATGGTGGTTTCTTCTGTCACAAGGGGCCACTGTAGAGGCTTCCAGGGTTTTCTCCGCCAGGAGCACCGGTGACCCTGGAGTCTCCTATCATCACGCCATGCCCTTCGATCGCACGGTGCTGCCCAACGGACTGACGGTCATCACGGAGGCGATGACGGAGATTCGCTCTGTCGCTGTGGGAATCTGGGTGGACACGGGGACCAGGGATGAGCTTGCGGGGGAGCGGGGAGCCTCGCATTTTCTCGAGCACCTGCTCTTCAAGGGAACCGATGAACTCGACTCGCTGGAGATCTCCCGGCGGTTCGACGCGATCGGAGCCGAGGCGAACGCGTTTACGTCCAAGGACTCGACCTGCTTCTGGGTGCGGCTCCTCGACGAGGACCTCGCCGAGGGACTCGGACTTCTGGCGCAGATGCTGCAACGGCCCGCGTTCCGCTCCGGCGACGTGGACTCGGAACGCGACGTCGTGATCGAAGAGATCAACATGAACGACGACGATCCCGGAGATCTCGCCCATGAGCAGTTCTTCCGCGCCGTGTTCTCCGGGCATCCCCTGGAGCATCCTGTGCTTGGGTCGAGAGGTTCCGTCAAAGCCCTCACGCCCGAAGTGCTGGAGGGATACTGGCGTCGGCGATACCGGGCGGGATCCACCGTGCTGGCGGTCGTCGGGAATGTCGATCACCGGCACGTCGTCGATCTCGCAGGGAGTCTCTTCGGAGTGTGGGACGGCGGTTCGGTCACGCGCTCGTTGGAAGAAGCCCCGGCCGGCCCGGGGGTTCGGACGGTGCGACGCGAGACCGAGCAGGTACACCTCGTACTGGGAGGCCGGGGGCTGGTCAGAGGCGACGAGCGCAGGTACGCATTTGGAGTGCTGGACTCGGTGCTGGGGGGTACGGCGTCGTCGCGGCTGTTCCACACCATTCGTGAGGATCGCGGACTGGCCTACTCCGTGTATAGCTTCCGGGCGGCGTACGCAGACGCCGGGGCCTACGGCGTGTACGCGGGCACCACGGCGCATAATGTGGGCACGGTCCTCGATCTGCTGAACCGGGAGCTCGCGAGTGTCACGCGCGACGGTGTCACCGAGGAGGAGCTGGCTCGAACGAAGGGCGGGATGCGCGGCTCCATGGCGCTGGCCCTCGAAGACCCGAACAGCCGCATGGTGCGTCTCGGCATGGAGGAGATCGCCGGGATCGAGCATCTCTCGGTGGATCAGCGGATCGCCAGGTTGAACGCGGTCACGGCCGACGATGTGCACAACGTGGCCGAAATGGTGTTGACTGGACCGCGAACCTTGGGAGTTGTCGGACCGTTGGATGCGGCAGATGTGGAGAGGTTTCTGTGATGCTGAGGGTTGGTGTTTCTGGTGCGGCAGGTCGCATGGGTCGCGCGGTCGCTGCTGCAATCGGCGGGGATCCGGAGTTGGCCGTCGGCAGTCTGTTCGATCCGGCGGGCGGGGAGGTCGGATCCATGCCGATCTCTACCGATCCGGGCACGATCGAGGGGTGCGACGTCGTTGTCGAGTTCACGAATCCCTCCGTGGTGATGGACAACTTGGCGACCTGGCGGCGGATGGGCGTCCACGCGGTCGTCGGTACGTCCGGTTTCACCGAGGACCGGATCGAAGCGGTGAGAACGTTCTGGGGCAGCGGCCCTCCCAACTGCCTGATCGTTCCCAACTTCTCGGTCGGGGCGGTGCTGATGATGCGGTTCGCGGAGATGGCGGCCCCGCACTTCGATGCTGCCGAGATCGTCGAACTGCACCATGATCGCAAGGCAGATGCCCCGTCGGGGACTGCTGCCGCCACGGCGTCACGGATCGCCGAAGCGAACCCCGAACAGCGACGTGCCGTGGAGTCGAGCGAACTCGTGCCCGGTGCAAGGGGCGCCTCGATCGCGGGCATCCCCGTGCATGCGGTCCGGCTCCCCGGGCTGCTCGCCCATCAAGAGGTGCTGTTTGGCGCCGCGGGCGAGGTGCTGCGAATTCGCCACGATACGACCGACCGATCCTCGTTTCTGCCGGGCGTCTTGCTCGCGGTCCGCAGGATCGGAGAGTTGCCAGGCGTCACGGTTGGCCTCGACGCCCTCCTCTGAACCGCTCTCAACCGTTCTGGTGACGCTTGACGGCAATTATCCCGTCGAGACGTCACAAGAACGGATGATGGCGTCCTCGATGGGTCGTTCGCCGCGCAGGGGTGTCGAGGCGATGGCGTCGACGGCATCCATGCCTTCGGTCACCTTGCCGAAGACCGTGTAGGCGTGGGGGAGTCCCACATCTTTGAGGCAGATGAAGAACTGTGATCCGTTCGTGTTGGGGCCGGCATTCGCCATCGCCACGGTGCCTCGCGTGTAGGTCCTCGGGTGATCGAGTTCGTCCCGGAAGCGATAGCCGGGACCTCCGCGGCCGGTGCCCGTCGGGTCGCCTCCCTGGATGACGAAACCGGGCACGACACGGTGAAAGATCACACCGTCGAAGAAACCTTCTCCTGCGAGGAACACGAAGTTGTTGACGGCCTGCGGGGCTTCCCCGGCGAAGAACTCGATCTCGATATCGCCGTGGTTCGTGTGCAGTGTCGCCGTGTAGGTCTTCGACAGGTCGATCGTGATCTCGGGGGGGTTGGAATACTGCTTGGACATGGGTACCTCGTTGGGAAGGCGCCAGGTTACCGTGCAGCCGACACAATCGACGTTCCCCGGAGTAGTCTCATGTGAACCGGAGGTGGCGGTGTCTCGAAGACTGTTGGTGGCCCTCTTGTTGATGTTGGCCGGCTGCGCCGGGACGCCGGAAGCACCTACGGCATCGACGACCGTCACGACCGGTATCGCGTCGACGACCGTCACGACGACGATGAGTGCCACGACGAACGCGACCGTCACGACTTCGACAGAGGCTTCGACCACCACGACGGCCACTTCTACGACGACAACCGCTGCCACGACCACCTCAACCATCGCAACGACGCCGGTCGTGGCAGGCCCCAACGTCCCTCAGGCCCGTGCCGGCTCCGAGATCCCTTGGAGTGAGGTCGGAGACGGCTGGCACGTGGTTCTCTACGACGCATCGCGGGCGAACCCGATCGGCCCAGGGGATATCGCGGAACGCCCCGTCCTCGCGTACTTGGTGTCCCCCGATGCGACGTTGTACCAGGCTGTCGCGTGGCCGGCAGGGGAAGGTCCCGACATGATCGCGGACCTGGCGGGAACGCATCTGCTGGTGGTTGGAAGCACAGGCGACGGCCGCTTCTACCAGGTCGCCGACCTTCGTGACGGATCCAAGACGACCGTCCAGGTCCCCGAGACCGGGCTTCTGGACGGGCCGTGGCCTCCGGTCGGGCTCACGAGACCGACCGGCAAGAACTTGATCGTGTGGGGGAGTGACGGAACGACCGAGTGGCTCGAACGGTGGGCTCTTGGCGGCACCGTGCTCGCTCGTGTCTCCGAACGGCCATACGCGGGCTGGTCCGACACGTTCAGTTGGCTGTACGGATACGACGGATTGAAGGTCGTTGTCGGCCATGGGAGCGACCTTGCGTACGTGAAGATCAGTGGGGAGCCGCTCCGAGACTTGATGGTGCCGGCCGATCGGATATGTGAGCCGGCACGGTGGTGGGATGCCGACACCGTGCTCGCACGATGCCGCAACGCCGACAGCACGTACGGGTACTACTTCCAGCTTTGGCTGATTCCGACCGACGGCACTCCCGGGGTGCCGCTGACGTCACTGCCGCCGAGCCCCGAGGTCGTGGACTTCGGCTATGTGGACGCATGGCCGACAGAAGGGCAGGTCCTGCTCCAATGGTCCGGCGACTGCGGAGCCTCCAACGTTCAGGCCCTGCAGCCCGACGGAACGGGAGTGTCGCTGGAGACCCCCTGGATGGAAGGTATCGACGGTTATCGGTTGCTGGATGTGGTCGACGGCATCGCGACCATCCACACGTGGCGGGGATGTGACGCGTCGGAGGGATCACTCGACGCGATGGGGCTCGACGGTGCGCTCGTGCGTCATCTCGTACCGATCATCGGTGACGCCCGCGGTGTCATCGGTTCCGCGGGACTGGCGACGGTATATCCCTGAGTCGGTGCGGCCTCAGAACAGCGCGCTGGCCAACTTGCGGCGGTACTGGCCGGCCAGCGGATGATCCGGTCCGAGGACCTCGAAGATGTCCAGCATGGCCTTGCGTCCCTCCTCGCGAGACTCTCCTCCGAGAGCGACGGCGCTCAGGAGAGCGTCCAACGCCTCTTGCGTGCGCCCTGCTGCGCTCAGTGCGCGGCCAAGATGCACGAGGAGTACGCCATTGTCCGGGTCGGCTGCGAGTTTCGCCTCGAGATCGTCGATCGAGGACGTGTCGACGCTGCCGATCCGAGCAATGGCTCGCAGCCGTTCGATCTTCGAGCTTGGAGGGAAGGGGTCCAGGAGTGTGAGCGCTTCCTGGGCACGGCCCTGGGCGACCAGCAGGTCGGCCAGTCCGACCGCTGCCTCCTCATGGAGCGGTTCGGCGACCAGGACTTCGCGGAAGAGACGTTCGGCCGTGGTGACATCACCGGACTCGGCGGCCGACAGCGCGGCCGCAGCCGTTTGGTCGGACGCGGAAGGGATGATCTCGCGAAGCCAGGCGCGAATCTGTGGCTCGGGGATCGCACCCGTGAAGCGGTTGACCTCCTCGCCGTTTCGGAAAGCGATGACCGTCGGTATTCCTTGAACCTGGAACCGGCCGGCCAGGCTCTGGTTGGCGTCCACGTCCAGTTTCGCCAGCTCGAACCTTCCTTGGTACTCGTCCGCGAGTCGCTCGAGCATGGGTCCGAGTGCCCGGCATGGGCCGCACCATGCAGCCCAGAAGTCCACGACGACGGGAACCTCTCGGCTTCGTTCGAGGACTTCGCTCGGAAAACTTGCAGTGTCGATGTTCTTGACAAATGTGGGTTCCATGACTCACGAAGAGTAGCGGCAAGCCGCACGAACCAACACGGTGTCGGACCCTGTGGGCAGGCAAGGCTCAGGTGATGGCCGTTCCTGGCCTAGTCTGCTGGTAGTGACCAGAGGAGGCACACTGATGGCGCCATTTGGTGATGTACTCACCGCCATGATCACTCCATTCGACGTCGAAGGAAACGTGGATTACCAGCAGGCATGGAACCTGGCCAGGCACCTGGTCGAGAACGGTTCCGAAGGGATCCTTGTCACAGGGACGACCGGCGAATCGCCGACCTTGACGACCGACGAGAAGGTCGCGTTGTACCGCACTGTCGTCGAGGCCGTCGGCGAGAAGGCGACCGTTCTGGCGGGAACCGGCACGAACAACACCGCTGCATCGGCTGAGCTCACCAAGCGTGCCGCCGATGTCGGCTGCGACGGCGTGATGGCGGTGACACCGTATTACTCGAAACCTTCCCAGGCGGGGATCGTCGCCCACTTCACGGCGATCGCCGACGCATCGGAACTCCCGGTGCTGCTGTACAACATTCCAGGGAGGACGGGTCGGCTGATCGAGGTCCCAACCCTGGTGGAAGTCGCGGCGCACCCTCGGATCGTCGCGGTGAAGGACGCCGTCATGGATATCGATCATACGGCACAGGCCAGGGCCGCGCTGCCCGAGGACTTTGCCATCTACTCGGGCCAGGACAGCTACACGCTGGCGATGATGACGGTCGGGGCGATCGGAGTGGTCTCCGTCGCTTCTCATCTTGCCGGCAAGCAGATCAGGCGGATGGTGTCCGCGTTCGCCGATGGGGATATCGACGAGGCGATGCGACTGAACTACGGCCTGCTTCCGCTGTTCTATGCGTGCTTCCTCGAACCGAATCCCGCACCGGTGAAGGCGGCCGTGGACAAACTGTGGGGATCGGTGGGAGCACCAAGACTGCCGCTCCAAGCGGCCTCCGCAGGGACGGTCGCCGCCATTGAGCGCGCACTCGGGGTGGTGCAACAGCTATGAGCGTACGGGTCACGTTCCTCGGCGGCCTGGGCGAGATCGGTCGCAACTGTGCGGCGATCGAGCACGACGGCAAGATCGCCCTCATCGATTGTGGGCTCATGTTCCCCGAAGAGCACATGCTCGGTGTCGATCTCGTCTTCCCCGATTGGGGATGGCTCGTCGAGCGGAAGAAAGACGTCGCTTGTGTCGTGGTCACGCACGGTCACGAAGACCACATCGGGGCGCTTGGACAGTTTCTCGGTGAGATCAACGTGCCGGTGTATGGGACCGAGTTTTCGGTGGCGCTCGCAGCCAAGCGGGTCGAAGAGGCCGCCGTCGATGCCGATCTGCGTCCGGTCGCCGACGGTGAATGGGTCGAAGAGGGTCCGTTCCGATTCATGCTCATTCCGGTTTCGCACAGCGTGCCGCAGGGCGCAGGGATCGCCTTCGATACTCCGGAGGGTCTCATCGTGCACTCGGGGGACTTCAAGCTCGATCCGACGCCGATCGACGGGCGGCCGACCGACCTGCCGGGTTTCGCAGCGCTGGGGCGTGAGGGAGTCAGACTGTTGCTGGCCGACAGCACCAACGCGGAGGAGCCGGGATTCGTTCCCTCGGAGACGTCACTGGCGACACCGATTCGCGAGATCGTCGAGCATGCTCCTGGACGGGTGATCTCCGCCTGCTTTGCCTCCCATGTCCATCGAGTTCAACAGATCGCGGACGCCGCACTGGCGAGTGGGCGCACCATCGCATTCCTCGGACGGTCGATGCATCGAGTGAGCGGCGTGGCGAGAGATCTCGGGGTCCTGGAGATTCCCGAGGATCGGATCGTGGACATCGTCGATCTGGTCGACCTGCCCCCGCACAAGCAGATGGTGATCTCGACCGGCAGCCAGGGTGAACCGTTTGCGGCCCTCTCGCTCATTGCGTCGGGCCGCCACAAGTTCGTCGAACTGGACCCGACCGATACGGTGCTGGTGAGCGCAACGCCGATCCCTGGCAACGAGGCGGCGGTGTCGCGAGTCATCAGCAGGCTCTGGCGCTCCGGCGCAACCGTGTATCACGGTCGCAACTCGCATGTCCACGTCTCGGGACACGGTGCGCAAGATGAGCTGAAGACCTTCCTCAACGTCGTTCGACCAAGGTCGTTCGTCCCCGTCCATGGCGAATACCGGCATCTTCGTGCCCACTCGGATCTCGCGAGACAGATGCGCGTGCCGGAGGTGTTCACCCTCGAAGACGGAGACGCGATCGTGCTCGACGGTGATGAGACGCGAGTCGAGTGGGCGGCAGTCTCCGGGGACTT harbors:
- a CDS encoding rhomboid family intramembrane serine protease; amino-acid sequence: MTEETTIPVCYRHPHRHTRLRCASCNKPICPECSVDTPGGQKCPDCARSTTKVIHGRAAVTTLPPVTAALLAINIGLFILSSIMPSVYTWLAQANWLIHAGEWWRLVTGAFLHGGIMHIFFNMYALWLFGPQIERQAGSASFAALYGASLLWGSALFLIMVPSGTAIGASGAIFGLFGAWIGASYRIRHTPAGRRLFRQLAVLLGINLLLPFIISGVAWQAHVGGLIAGLAIVWGWQKVGMRRDTARARSAVAIAAAAAAVLLSVVAVLLG
- a CDS encoding insulinase family protein is translated as MPFDRTVLPNGLTVITEAMTEIRSVAVGIWVDTGTRDELAGERGASHFLEHLLFKGTDELDSLEISRRFDAIGAEANAFTSKDSTCFWVRLLDEDLAEGLGLLAQMLQRPAFRSGDVDSERDVVIEEINMNDDDPGDLAHEQFFRAVFSGHPLEHPVLGSRGSVKALTPEVLEGYWRRRYRAGSTVLAVVGNVDHRHVVDLAGSLFGVWDGGSVTRSLEEAPAGPGVRTVRRETEQVHLVLGGRGLVRGDERRYAFGVLDSVLGGTASSRLFHTIREDRGLAYSVYSFRAAYADAGAYGVYAGTTAHNVGTVLDLLNRELASVTRDGVTEEELARTKGGMRGSMALALEDPNSRMVRLGMEEIAGIEHLSVDQRIARLNAVTADDVHNVAEMVLTGPRTLGVVGPLDAADVERFL
- a CDS encoding 4-hydroxy-tetrahydrodipicolinate reductase, with product MLRVGVSGAAGRMGRAVAAAIGGDPELAVGSLFDPAGGEVGSMPISTDPGTIEGCDVVVEFTNPSVVMDNLATWRRMGVHAVVGTSGFTEDRIEAVRTFWGSGPPNCLIVPNFSVGAVLMMRFAEMAAPHFDAAEIVELHHDRKADAPSGTAAATASRIAEANPEQRRAVESSELVPGARGASIAGIPVHAVRLPGLLAHQEVLFGAAGEVLRIRHDTTDRSSFLPGVLLAVRRIGELPGVTVGLDALL
- a CDS encoding peptidylprolyl isomerase codes for the protein MTIDLSKTYTATLHTNHGDIEIEFFAGEAPQAVNNFVFLAGEGFFDGVIFHRVVPGFVIQGGDPTGTGRGGPGYRFRDELDHPRTYTRGTVAMANAGPNTNGSQFFICLKDVGLPHAYTVFGKVTEGMDAVDAIASTPLRGERPIEDAIIRSCDVSTG
- the trxA gene encoding thioredoxin, whose protein sequence is MEPTFVKNIDTASFPSEVLERSREVPVVVDFWAAWCGPCRALGPMLERLADEYQGRFELAKLDVDANQSLAGRFQVQGIPTVIAFRNGEEVNRFTGAIPEPQIRAWLREIIPSASDQTAAAALSAAESGDVTTAERLFREVLVAEPLHEEAAVGLADLLVAQGRAQEALTLLDPFPPSSKIERLRAIARIGSVDTSSIDDLEAKLAADPDNGVLLVHLGRALSAAGRTQEALDALLSAVALGGESREEGRKAMLDIFEVLGPDHPLAGQYRRKLASALF
- the dapA gene encoding 4-hydroxy-tetrahydrodipicolinate synthase, producing the protein MAPFGDVLTAMITPFDVEGNVDYQQAWNLARHLVENGSEGILVTGTTGESPTLTTDEKVALYRTVVEAVGEKATVLAGTGTNNTAASAELTKRAADVGCDGVMAVTPYYSKPSQAGIVAHFTAIADASELPVLLYNIPGRTGRLIEVPTLVEVAAHPRIVAVKDAVMDIDHTAQARAALPEDFAIYSGQDSYTLAMMTVGAIGVVSVASHLAGKQIRRMVSAFADGDIDEAMRLNYGLLPLFYACFLEPNPAPVKAAVDKLWGSVGAPRLPLQAASAGTVAAIERALGVVQQL
- a CDS encoding RNase J family beta-CASP ribonuclease — its product is MSVRVTFLGGLGEIGRNCAAIEHDGKIALIDCGLMFPEEHMLGVDLVFPDWGWLVERKKDVACVVVTHGHEDHIGALGQFLGEINVPVYGTEFSVALAAKRVEEAAVDADLRPVADGEWVEEGPFRFMLIPVSHSVPQGAGIAFDTPEGLIVHSGDFKLDPTPIDGRPTDLPGFAALGREGVRLLLADSTNAEEPGFVPSETSLATPIREIVEHAPGRVISACFASHVHRVQQIADAALASGRTIAFLGRSMHRVSGVARDLGVLEIPEDRIVDIVDLVDLPPHKQMVISTGSQGEPFAALSLIASGRHKFVELDPTDTVLVSATPIPGNEAAVSRVISRLWRSGATVYHGRNSHVHVSGHGAQDELKTFLNVVRPRSFVPVHGEYRHLRAHSDLARQMRVPEVFTLEDGDAIVLDGDETRVEWAAVSGDFVYFDGSELGDVGASVIRDRRHLGDDGVVIATVGVRHGTAEVTYGPELHSHGLMDAPAALLTEVRKAILAELASREGPCEAAVVKKAIRSTVRRIIREQTSRKPVVISVVLEL